One window of Mucilaginibacter inviolabilis genomic DNA carries:
- a CDS encoding SusD/RagB family nutrient-binding outer membrane lipoprotein: MKARNITGLFLLILSMAQLSCKKFDDLRKDPSAIVNAPPKLVFTGLLLDLVQSEGPWGQDQRNNQFMVLNEPYYGGQYYDWITGSYTNYTYLQNVGRLEIEAQKNGATAAPYLALAKFFRAYFFVNLTTMFGDIPMSEALNGATSKIFTPKYDSQHDVYMQCLKLLDDANTQIAPLVKNNATVDGDFFYDGNLSKWQKLINSFRLRVLISLSKRADDAPDLNIKQQFANIINNPAQYPLILTNADNFQLVYNTSDVSNNYPLWPSNGVVLYKDLRNTLGATYVDIIKKTKDPRIFVIALPTDSAKASGDPNYATEFTSFRGAKTGDLQSTQKTQSIAGLLSEINFYYWEASPAGIPYVYTGASETNFSIAEAINRGWISGDASTYYNQGISESMKFYGVSGTAISAFQTQNPYIGNTPAGLTQILEQKYVAFFENSGKEAYYNNRRTGVPKFDVGPQNANNNLIPTRWAYPTGEYTTNTVNVKAAIQSQFSGADTQNGVTWQIK, encoded by the coding sequence ATGAAAGCAAGAAATATAACAGGCCTTTTTTTACTTATTTTAAGTATGGCCCAATTGTCATGCAAAAAGTTTGATGATTTACGAAAAGATCCCTCGGCTATTGTAAATGCGCCACCAAAGTTGGTATTTACCGGTCTTCTGTTGGATCTTGTACAGTCTGAAGGCCCCTGGGGGCAAGATCAAAGAAATAACCAATTTATGGTATTGAACGAGCCATATTACGGGGGGCAGTATTATGATTGGATAACAGGTAGCTATACTAACTATACTTACCTGCAAAATGTTGGTCGCCTGGAAATAGAAGCGCAAAAAAACGGTGCGACGGCTGCTCCTTACCTTGCCCTTGCTAAATTTTTCAGGGCTTATTTTTTTGTGAATTTAACTACCATGTTTGGTGATATTCCAATGAGTGAGGCCCTGAACGGGGCAACCAGTAAAATTTTCACACCGAAATATGATAGTCAGCACGATGTTTACATGCAATGTTTAAAGTTGCTGGATGATGCTAATACCCAGATAGCTCCTTTAGTGAAAAATAATGCAACTGTTGATGGGGATTTCTTTTATGACGGCAATCTTTCCAAATGGCAAAAGTTGATCAATTCTTTCCGTCTGCGGGTTTTGATTAGCCTGAGCAAGAGGGCAGATGATGCACCTGATTTAAATATCAAACAGCAATTTGCCAATATCATCAACAATCCTGCACAGTATCCTTTGATATTAACCAATGCGGATAATTTTCAATTGGTATACAATACTTCGGATGTATCCAATAATTACCCTTTATGGCCAAGCAATGGCGTTGTGCTGTACAAGGATTTGAGGAATACTTTAGGCGCTACTTATGTTGATATTATTAAAAAAACAAAAGATCCCCGGATTTTTGTAATTGCTCTGCCTACAGATTCTGCCAAGGCAAGTGGCGATCCAAATTATGCAACTGAATTTACTTCTTTCCGCGGTGCAAAAACGGGCGATTTGCAGTCTACTCAAAAAACACAGTCTATAGCAGGCTTGTTGAGCGAGATTAATTTTTATTATTGGGAGGCTAGTCCCGCTGGTATTCCTTATGTATATACAGGGGCGTCTGAAACCAATTTCAGTATCGCAGAAGCTATCAATCGCGGATGGATTTCTGGCGATGCTTCTACCTATTATAATCAGGGGATCTCGGAGTCTATGAAATTCTATGGTGTATCTGGCACTGCGATCAGTGCATTTCAAACGCAAAATCCCTATATAGGGAATACTCCAGCCGGGCTTACGCAAATACTGGAGCAAAAATATGTTGCTTTTTTTGAAAACTCAGGAAAGGAAGCCTATTACAACAACCGCAGAACGGGTGTACCTAAATTTGATGTAGGGCCACAAAATGCCAACAATAATTTAATTCCAACGCGCTGGGCTTATCCTACTGGTGAATATACCACGAACACAGTAAATGTAAAAGCGGCTATTCAAAGTCAGTTTAGCGGAGCCGATACACAAAATGGTGTAACCTGGCAAATAAAATAA
- a CDS encoding alkaline phosphatase family protein, with product MKKLSSLLMFLLLTGITALAQKATADKVENILIVSIDGLRWHEVFQGAEKTLILNKKYNSQDSVLRIKKYWSDDQQERRAKLMPFVWSVFAKDGQLYGNRDLGSLVNVKNPYWFSYPGRNENLTGYADPKVNSNDYPDNPNKNVLEFIDQQKGYKGKVVAFASWDAVARIINRNRNGLMVNNPFEDIKGDNLTEAEKLANEIQHYEPQIWGDGERLDATTYALAKSYIKAKHPKVVYLDLADTDDHAHGGNYDLYLDAIHNIDAMISSLWSYMQKDPFYKNNTTIVVMPDHGRGEGKQWTSHGASIPHANDTWLMAIGPKIKPLGEVKSNGQIYQDQYAKTIAKLLGFNFTSVNPIGEAINSVAK from the coding sequence ATGAAAAAGCTATCCTCCTTATTAATGTTTTTATTGTTAACCGGTATAACCGCATTAGCTCAGAAAGCTACCGCCGACAAGGTAGAAAATATCCTTATTGTATCTATAGATGGGTTACGGTGGCATGAGGTTTTTCAGGGTGCTGAGAAGACATTAATCCTGAACAAAAAATATAACTCTCAGGATTCAGTCCTACGAATAAAAAAGTACTGGTCTGATGACCAACAGGAGCGAAGAGCTAAGCTGATGCCTTTTGTATGGAGCGTTTTTGCCAAAGATGGACAATTGTATGGGAATCGTGATTTAGGAAGTCTGGTAAATGTTAAAAACCCATACTGGTTCTCATATCCCGGAAGGAATGAAAATTTAACCGGATACGCTGATCCAAAAGTGAATTCTAATGATTATCCAGATAATCCCAATAAAAATGTATTGGAATTTATTGATCAGCAAAAAGGATACAAAGGCAAAGTTGTAGCTTTTGCATCATGGGATGCTGTGGCCCGCATCATCAACCGTAACAGGAATGGTTTGATGGTTAATAACCCATTTGAAGACATTAAAGGAGATAATCTTACAGAAGCCGAAAAGTTAGCCAATGAAATTCAACATTATGAACCCCAGATATGGGGTGACGGAGAGCGTTTGGATGCTACTACCTACGCTCTGGCTAAATCATATATTAAGGCCAAGCATCCAAAAGTAGTTTACCTTGATCTTGCTGATACCGATGATCACGCTCACGGAGGTAATTATGATCTTTATTTAGATGCCATCCATAATATCGACGCGATGATTAGCAGTTTGTGGAGCTATATGCAAAAAGACCCATTTTACAAAAATAATACCACCATCGTAGTGATGCCTGATCATGGACGGGGAGAAGGAAAGCAATGGACAAGTCATGGTGCTAGTATTCCGCACGCCAATGATACCTGGTTAATGGCTATCGGCCCTAAAATAAAACCATTGGGCGAGGTGAAAAGCAATGGGCAGATTTACCAGGATCAATACGCAAAAACCATAGCCAAATTATTGGGCTTTAATTTCACATCGGTAAATCCTATTGGTGAGGCGATAAATAGCGTGGCTAAATAG
- the phnA gene encoding phosphonoacetate hydrolase translates to MNTISTTPFSVNGKLYTPPAKPIVVICMDGSADEYLDTTMTHDRMPNLKKMVLQGYRGMVRGALPSFTNVNNSSIVTGVSPAVHGICGNFFYDVQKDQEVMMNSSEYLRTDTLLAAAANAGRKVAVVTAKEKLRDILSYKLDGIAFSAEKANQAKLETHGIENAEEVIGHKTPAIYSAEASLFVLRAGVALIEKGMADFLYLSLTDYMQHTYAPDTEESLAFYEAQDIELGKMLELGAIIGATADHGMNAKVKADGSPNVLFIETMLTEKFGTGFRVICPITDPYVKHHGALGSYVVVHVENDSNITEVKNWLAQQPGITEVYDKETGCHILEQPADRTGDLFVLSARDVVVGKTAADHDLKALDGTLRSHGGRYEEMVPLVVSHPLNSVYKMKAQGDPRNFDVFDFAVNGTH, encoded by the coding sequence ATGAATACCATCTCAACTACTCCCTTCTCGGTTAACGGTAAATTATATACGCCTCCGGCAAAGCCTATAGTGGTTATTTGCATGGATGGCTCGGCTGATGAATATCTGGATACCACCATGACCCATGATCGCATGCCTAATCTTAAAAAAATGGTCTTGCAAGGTTACCGTGGGATGGTGCGCGGAGCTTTACCGTCTTTTACCAATGTTAATAACTCATCTATTGTAACCGGGGTTAGTCCGGCGGTACATGGTATTTGCGGTAACTTTTTCTATGATGTCCAAAAAGACCAGGAAGTGATGATGAACTCATCAGAATATCTCCGGACAGATACTTTATTGGCTGCCGCAGCAAATGCAGGGCGTAAAGTAGCTGTGGTAACAGCCAAAGAAAAATTAAGAGACATTCTTTCCTATAAACTGGATGGTATTGCTTTTTCTGCAGAAAAAGCCAATCAGGCAAAACTGGAGACACATGGTATAGAAAACGCAGAGGAAGTTATCGGGCATAAAACACCGGCTATTTATAGCGCAGAAGCCAGTCTGTTTGTTTTACGGGCAGGTGTTGCGCTGATAGAAAAAGGTATGGCCGATTTTCTGTACTTGTCTTTAACGGATTATATGCAGCATACTTATGCCCCGGACACTGAAGAATCCCTGGCATTTTACGAAGCACAGGATATTGAATTAGGTAAAATGCTTGAATTGGGCGCTATCATTGGTGCAACGGCAGATCATGGTATGAATGCCAAAGTAAAAGCTGATGGTTCGCCAAATGTATTATTTATTGAAACGATGCTTACCGAAAAGTTTGGTACAGGTTTCCGGGTTATTTGCCCTATTACCGATCCTTATGTAAAGCATCATGGTGCATTAGGTTCTTATGTGGTTGTACATGTGGAAAATGATTCGAATATCACTGAAGTGAAAAACTGGCTGGCACAGCAACCGGGTATTACCGAAGTGTACGATAAAGAAACCGGCTGCCATATTCTGGAGCAACCAGCCGATCGTACTGGTGATTTGTTCGTGTTATCTGCCCGCGATGTTGTGGTTGGAAAAACGGCTGCCGATCATGATCTGAAAGCATTAGATGGAACCTTGCGTTCGCATGGTGGCAGGTATGAAGAGATGGTGCCTTTGGTAGTTTCACATCCTTTAAATAGTGTGTACAAAATGAAGGCGCAAGGTGATCCCCGAAACTTTGATGTGTTTGATTTTGCAGTTAATGGCACCCATTAA
- a CDS encoding metallophosphoesterase family protein gives MDRKEFITKSSLAGSALLLARYPQLQPASKKIRFGVIADLHHDLIYDGIGRLSAFIDDMNAEKPDFIIQMGDLCFPKKENLPLMDAWNKFNGPKYHVIGNHDTDGGFTRDQVVEFWKAKAKYYSFDVNGFHFVVLDGNEHNPSPDRPTGYARFISPTQLDWLKKDLDETTLPTIICCHQGLDNDAGGLENGTLMRYTLEQANQKNKHKVILVLSGHHHQDYYNQINGIHYVQINSASYQWLGDKYLEIRYSKEVDKARPYIKYTVPYKDPLWAMIEIDQKGTISIKGRRSVFVGSSPEKLGVDPNNYIYPIVPFISDRKIKINS, from the coding sequence ATGGACAGAAAAGAATTTATAACAAAAAGTAGCCTTGCCGGGAGCGCATTGTTATTGGCCCGTTATCCCCAACTGCAGCCGGCCAGTAAAAAGATTAGGTTTGGTGTTATTGCCGATCTGCACCACGATTTGATATACGATGGGATAGGTCGTTTATCAGCATTTATTGATGATATGAATGCCGAAAAGCCTGATTTTATTATTCAGATGGGGGATCTTTGTTTCCCCAAAAAAGAGAATCTTCCTTTAATGGATGCCTGGAATAAGTTCAATGGGCCAAAATACCATGTAATCGGAAATCATGACACTGATGGAGGGTTTACTCGTGACCAGGTGGTTGAATTTTGGAAAGCGAAGGCGAAATACTATTCTTTTGATGTCAATGGTTTTCACTTTGTGGTATTAGATGGAAATGAGCATAATCCCTCACCAGACAGACCTACAGGTTATGCGCGCTTTATTTCTCCAACCCAATTAGATTGGTTAAAAAAAGATCTGGATGAAACAACCTTGCCAACCATTATATGCTGTCATCAAGGGTTGGATAACGATGCCGGCGGATTGGAGAATGGCACGCTAATGCGCTATACACTTGAACAAGCCAATCAGAAGAATAAGCATAAGGTGATATTGGTGCTAAGCGGGCATCATCATCAGGATTATTATAATCAGATCAATGGTATACACTACGTGCAGATCAATAGTGCATCATACCAATGGTTGGGTGATAAGTACCTGGAGATTCGTTATTCAAAGGAAGTAGATAAGGCCCGCCCTTACATAAAATATACGGTACCTTACAAAGACCCATTATGGGCCATGATAGAGATTGACCAGAAAGGAACGATCAGTATAAAAGGCAGGCGATCGGTTTTTGTTGGATCCTCGCCAGAGAAATTAGGGGTTGATCCCAATAACTATATCTACCCCATAGTGCCTTTTATTTCCGACAGGAAGATCAAAATAAATTCATAA
- a CDS encoding alkaline phosphatase, which produces MRRSLIAICLLGLTLQLSAQIKHVKHIVLIGCDGFGAYAVPDAKMPNLKHLMETGSWSLKARCVMPSSSADNWASMLMGAGITEHGYTEWNSKVPEIPSVTTTKYGIFPSIFSVIRDQKPEAKTAAIYSWGGIAPLIEKDAINMVIPGGDAGDDFCVDTAISVIKKQKPLFAFIHVSQPDGVGHNIGHRTPAYYDTLQKVDIRIGRIVQAVKDAGIENETIIIVTADHGGINKGHGGKSLDEIQIPWIINGPGVKKNHEIKDVIITYDTAATIAWVFGLKMPQSWRGKPVTDGFN; this is translated from the coding sequence ATGAGAAGATCACTGATTGCTATTTGCCTGCTTGGCTTAACTTTACAACTAAGTGCACAAATTAAACATGTAAAACACATCGTTTTAATCGGCTGCGATGGCTTTGGCGCTTATGCCGTGCCCGATGCTAAAATGCCTAACTTAAAACATTTGATGGAAACGGGCTCATGGTCGTTAAAGGCAAGGTGTGTAATGCCATCATCAAGTGCCGATAATTGGGCATCCATGTTAATGGGAGCGGGGATAACAGAGCATGGCTATACGGAGTGGAATAGTAAGGTTCCTGAAATTCCATCAGTCACAACCACCAAATATGGTATTTTCCCATCTATCTTCAGTGTTATACGCGATCAAAAGCCAGAAGCTAAAACCGCGGCTATTTATAGCTGGGGTGGTATTGCCCCGCTGATCGAAAAAGATGCTATCAATATGGTAATACCGGGTGGTGATGCTGGTGATGATTTTTGCGTCGACACAGCCATAAGCGTGATCAAAAAGCAAAAGCCGCTATTTGCATTTATCCATGTTAGTCAGCCTGATGGGGTAGGGCATAATATAGGCCACCGCACTCCTGCTTATTATGACACTTTGCAAAAAGTAGATATAAGGATAGGTAGAATTGTTCAGGCTGTAAAAGATGCGGGTATTGAAAACGAAACTATTATTATAGTAACAGCCGATCATGGAGGCATTAATAAAGGGCATGGTGGTAAATCATTGGATGAGATACAAATACCCTGGATAATAAACGGCCCAGGCGTTAAAAAGAATCATGAAATAAAGGATGTGATCATTACCTATGACACGGCCGCTACCATAGCCTGGGTATTTGGATTGAAAATGCCACAAAGCTGGCGCGGGAAGCCCGTAACTGATGGATTTAATTAA
- a CDS encoding alpha-L-fucosidase, translating into MPLAMVRAQEYKANWNSLDKRPVPEWFKDAKFGIFITWGIYSMPAYAPKGQYAEWYQYWLQTKAFNGEVAKYHKQVFGDRTYYDLAKDFKAELFNPDEWAQLIEKSGAKYVIPVAKHHDGFCWWPNKYADETWGFPWTAVDVGPKRDLLGDFFTALHKTSVKAGVYFSWYEWFNPLYKSNPEQYALQHAIPQAKDLIERYKPAIFWTDGDWEDSDTTWHSTEFLSWLYNESAVKKDIVTYDRYGKGVRFKHGSVYTPEYQPDMEFGDHYFEESRGIGFSYSYNKMEDAWDYNSPQVLVLLLSDLVSRGGNLLLDIGPDASGKIPPIMQERLLQMGDWLKINGRAIYNTRKWIRACQWSEGKRDYKPKRTEGDFKANGDFMLKLTVDPDPGYAVKECFFTINPITKEVFAILPQWPVNNHFIIKDMRLKSGAVIKLVETGEVIKWKQQGENVALTFPAFDLQKYKSQYAYTLSIL; encoded by the coding sequence ATGCCACTTGCTATGGTAAGGGCTCAGGAATATAAAGCTAACTGGAATAGTCTTGATAAACGCCCTGTTCCGGAATGGTTTAAAGATGCCAAGTTTGGTATTTTTATTACATGGGGGATATACTCCATGCCAGCTTATGCGCCCAAAGGACAGTACGCCGAGTGGTATCAGTATTGGTTGCAAACGAAAGCCTTCAATGGAGAGGTGGCTAAATATCATAAACAGGTATTTGGAGATAGAACATATTATGATTTGGCAAAAGATTTTAAGGCTGAACTGTTTAATCCAGATGAATGGGCCCAGCTTATTGAAAAATCTGGCGCCAAATACGTGATCCCGGTAGCCAAGCATCACGATGGATTTTGCTGGTGGCCAAATAAATACGCTGATGAAACCTGGGGTTTTCCCTGGACTGCTGTAGATGTGGGACCCAAACGGGATCTTTTGGGCGACTTTTTCACTGCACTGCATAAAACATCGGTAAAAGCAGGTGTTTACTTTTCATGGTATGAATGGTTTAACCCGCTGTATAAATCAAATCCAGAGCAATATGCGTTACAGCATGCCATCCCGCAGGCAAAAGACTTGATAGAACGATATAAACCAGCTATTTTCTGGACAGATGGTGATTGGGAGGATAGCGACACCACCTGGCATTCCACTGAATTTTTAAGCTGGTTATATAATGAAAGTGCTGTTAAAAAAGACATAGTCACCTATGATCGTTATGGGAAAGGGGTTAGATTTAAACATGGTAGTGTTTACACACCGGAATACCAGCCAGACATGGAATTCGGTGATCACTATTTTGAGGAAAGCAGAGGCATTGGATTTTCCTATAGCTACAATAAAATGGAGGATGCCTGGGATTACAATTCACCGCAGGTTTTGGTGTTACTACTAAGTGACCTGGTGAGCCGGGGTGGAAATTTGTTGCTTGATATCGGTCCGGATGCATCAGGGAAGATCCCGCCCATTATGCAGGAACGGTTGTTACAGATGGGCGATTGGCTTAAAATAAATGGGAGAGCTATTTATAATACCCGTAAATGGATTAGGGCTTGCCAATGGAGTGAAGGAAAAAGAGATTATAAGCCCAAAAGAACCGAGGGCGATTTTAAGGCAAACGGTGATTTTATGCTCAAGTTAACTGTTGATCCCGATCCTGGGTATGCGGTAAAGGAATGTTTTTTTACCATTAACCCAATCACAAAAGAAGTATTTGCTATACTACCCCAATGGCCGGTTAATAACCATTTTATAATAAAGGATATGCGGCTAAAAAGTGGCGCGGTAATTAAACTTGTGGAAACAGGGGAGGTGATAAAATGGAAGCAACAAGGTGAAAATGTTGCACTAACATTCCCTGCATTTGATCTGCAAAAATATAAAAGCCAATATGCTTACACACTGAGCATATTATAA
- a CDS encoding SusC/RagA family TonB-linked outer membrane protein, which translates to MKNFYLLKHGLLLVVVWLLTLGIGYAQSKIEGKVSDESGPIPGVVVFNKSTGKGTASDLKGGFRITANAGDVLEFKSLGYLTQSIKIEGKDYLTVLLKTDSKNLNEVVVTALGIKKEKSAVGYAIQEVKGDALTKAREPNPVISLTGKVAGLLITPSSNLFGNPGISLRGQTGVLFVVDGTPISTDSWNLSGDDIESYSVLKGANAAALYGSRGANGAIIITTKKGTGSKQKSLSVELNSSTQLQLGYNAIPKIQTSYGPGDNFDYAFKDGKGGGTNDNDYFIWGPRFEGQLIPQYNSPVDPTTGNLVPIPWLARGKDNLANFLQNGLISTNNVAVSTQSDLGNLRFSVSDIYQRGTIPNTQLNITNFSVNGTINVSKKVRFESSINYDRQISPNYPVAGYGPTSPVYLMTVWGSADYDVRDLRNYWQPGKVGIQQYSREYTIYNNPWFVAYENLQIYKKDDLYGHVQMDYDITDKLKFNLRTDVSTWSKNYAVNIPVSGNFYQYGNYNQIGGYINQNSKFWENNTQASLSYADKFRSFGYKTSVFANIRTVNVQETDASTNGGLLVPGVYTLSNSVLPSVPKNYFAQRQVNSAYGLIDLNYKTYAYLNLTGRFDKSSTLPASHDTYFYPSASLSLVLSEFIHLPKAISYLKARGSYANIARDVVDENNQYDIYKQIPTYTTNSLRWNNNTGVNYSSTLYNPNIQAARVKTSEVGLEARFLNNRLGFDAAYFHNIEGPGIVNVAESPTSGVTSYQQNAYTYTRKGAELTIDGTPIKTTDFSWNIAGNWSFNHKWLDKIDGVQTRNGMIKLGDRADSYYIYDFQRDPQGNIIVKSNGLPAINPYQTKVGYTDNNFVAGINNTFKYKAFSLSFQLDGRFGGKVQNYVDYKQWQAGVAPGSDSPQRLADWNNRNNPNWKGTVMTNGQKIVSGLLSTDQDGKVISDTRVFAPNNVPVLYENWASNFYTADYEITRSATYVKLREVILSYNFSKSLLERTRFIKTASVSFVARNLLYLTGKGTQNMDLDQFTSSSTNLQTPTVKSIGFNLNATF; encoded by the coding sequence ATGAAGAATTTTTACTTGTTAAAGCACGGCCTGCTCCTGGTGGTAGTATGGTTGCTGACTTTGGGTATAGGTTATGCCCAAAGTAAGATTGAAGGAAAAGTTTCCGACGAATCGGGGCCTATTCCGGGAGTGGTCGTATTCAATAAATCAACAGGGAAAGGTACGGCTTCCGATTTAAAAGGCGGATTCAGAATTACAGCAAATGCCGGAGATGTTCTGGAGTTTAAATCACTCGGTTATTTAACCCAGTCGATAAAAATTGAAGGTAAAGACTACTTGACTGTTTTATTGAAGACTGATTCCAAAAACCTCAATGAAGTGGTAGTTACTGCACTCGGTATCAAAAAGGAAAAAAGTGCCGTAGGTTATGCCATTCAGGAAGTAAAAGGTGATGCGTTAACCAAAGCGCGGGAACCAAACCCTGTAATTTCATTAACTGGAAAAGTAGCAGGTTTATTGATTACACCAAGTTCCAATCTTTTTGGGAATCCCGGAATTTCTCTGCGTGGTCAAACAGGGGTACTTTTTGTAGTGGATGGTACACCAATTAGTACCGATTCCTGGAATTTGAGCGGAGATGATATTGAAAGTTACTCCGTTTTAAAAGGTGCAAACGCGGCTGCTCTGTATGGTAGCAGGGGGGCGAATGGTGCCATCATTATTACTACAAAGAAGGGTACTGGATCTAAGCAAAAATCATTATCTGTCGAGCTGAATTCAAGTACCCAATTACAGCTTGGTTATAATGCTATACCCAAAATACAGACAAGTTATGGCCCTGGCGATAATTTTGACTATGCATTTAAAGATGGTAAAGGTGGCGGAACTAATGATAACGATTATTTTATTTGGGGGCCTCGGTTTGAAGGGCAGCTAATTCCACAATATAATAGTCCGGTTGACCCTACTACAGGTAACCTGGTGCCAATACCCTGGCTGGCAAGAGGTAAAGACAACCTGGCAAATTTTTTGCAAAATGGATTGATCAGCACCAATAATGTTGCAGTTTCCACACAGAGTGATCTTGGTAATTTAAGATTCTCGGTATCGGATATTTACCAACGCGGTACCATACCTAATACGCAACTAAATATTACAAACTTTTCTGTTAACGGGACAATAAACGTAAGTAAAAAAGTAAGGTTTGAATCCAGTATTAATTACGACAGGCAGATTTCGCCAAATTATCCGGTTGCCGGATATGGCCCCACAAGTCCTGTTTATTTGATGACAGTTTGGGGAAGTGCCGATTATGATGTCCGTGATCTGAGAAATTACTGGCAACCAGGCAAAGTTGGAATTCAGCAATACTCCAGAGAATACACTATATATAACAATCCCTGGTTTGTGGCTTACGAGAATTTGCAGATCTACAAAAAGGATGACCTGTATGGACACGTACAGATGGATTATGATATAACAGATAAGCTTAAATTTAACTTGCGTACCGATGTAAGTACCTGGTCTAAAAACTATGCTGTTAATATTCCGGTTTCGGGTAACTTTTATCAATACGGTAATTACAATCAGATAGGTGGCTATATCAACCAAAATTCCAAATTCTGGGAAAACAATACACAAGCTTCTTTAAGCTATGCCGATAAGTTCCGATCATTCGGGTATAAAACCTCGGTTTTTGCTAATATACGTACAGTTAATGTTCAGGAAACCGATGCCAGCACAAACGGTGGCCTGCTGGTACCCGGTGTATATACATTAAGCAATTCTGTTTTACCATCTGTGCCTAAAAATTATTTTGCCCAACGCCAGGTAAACAGTGCATATGGTTTAATTGATTTGAATTACAAAACTTATGCTTATCTGAACCTGACCGGACGTTTTGATAAATCTTCTACCTTGCCGGCAAGTCATGATACTTATTTTTATCCATCGGCATCTTTGAGTCTTGTATTATCTGAATTTATCCATTTACCTAAGGCTATATCTTATTTAAAAGCCAGAGGGTCTTACGCAAATATTGCGCGTGATGTGGTGGATGAAAATAATCAGTATGATATTTACAAGCAGATACCTACTTATACAACAAACTCGCTGCGCTGGAATAATAATACCGGTGTTAATTACAGTAGTACTCTTTATAATCCGAATATACAGGCTGCGCGTGTAAAAACATCCGAAGTAGGTTTAGAAGCTCGTTTTTTAAATAACCGCTTAGGTTTTGATGCTGCTTATTTTCACAATATTGAGGGGCCTGGGATTGTAAATGTTGCCGAATCTCCTACTTCCGGAGTTACTTCTTATCAACAAAATGCCTACACCTATACACGTAAAGGGGCGGAACTAACCATTGACGGAACTCCAATAAAAACAACCGATTTTTCATGGAACATCGCCGGTAACTGGTCCTTTAACCATAAATGGCTTGATAAGATTGATGGCGTGCAAACCCGTAATGGGATGATCAAATTAGGGGACCGGGCAGATAGCTACTATATTTATGATTTTCAGAGAGATCCGCAGGGAAACATCATTGTAAAATCTAATGGATTGCCCGCAATAAATCCATACCAAACTAAAGTGGGTTATACCGATAATAATTTTGTTGCTGGTATTAACAATACATTCAAGTATAAAGCCTTTAGTCTTAGTTTTCAGTTAGATGGTCGTTTTGGAGGCAAAGTTCAAAATTATGTTGATTACAAGCAATGGCAGGCAGGCGTAGCGCCAGGCTCTGATTCGCCACAACGTTTGGCCGACTGGAATAACCGCAATAATCCAAACTGGAAAGGTACAGTAATGACCAATGGTCAAAAGATAGTAAGTGGTCTTTTAAGTACCGATCAGGATGGTAAAGTGATTTCGGATACACGTGTTTTTGCCCCTAATAATGTGCCTGTTCTTTATGAAAACTGGGCAAGCAATTTCTACACGGCCGATTATGAGATTACCAGAAGCGCCACCTATGTTAAACTCAGGGAGGTTATACTGAGCTATAATTTTTCAAAAAGCCTGCTTGAGCGTACCCGATTTATAAAAACTGCCAGTGTTTCTTTTGTAGCCCGGAATTTATTATACCTGACAGGAAAAGGAACGCAAAATATGGATCTGGATCAGTTTACATCCAGCTCTACCAATCTGCAAACACCAACGGTTAAAAGCATTGGCTTTAATTTAAATGCCACATTTTAA
- a CDS encoding helix-turn-helix domain-containing protein, with protein sequence MQDDIILKISYRLKEIRKDKRITIQELADKAGVSKGLISQIENNRTIPSLPVLMNIVQSLNLDLTEFFKDLSSKGHQEKVFVIRSSEYSPIQKEASKGFSYQRMLTRNIQGGPVDFVLLELKKGARRNKMVMTDAFEYKYLIKGRIDYLIEDKNYILEEGDSIFFDGRLGHSLSNIGESQAIMLVVYYFISND encoded by the coding sequence ATGCAAGACGATATTATCCTGAAAATTAGCTACCGTTTAAAAGAAATAAGAAAAGATAAGCGTATAACCATTCAGGAGCTGGCTGATAAGGCCGGGGTTAGCAAAGGGCTGATATCCCAGATCGAAAATAACCGTACCATACCTTCATTGCCGGTTTTGATGAATATCGTTCAGTCATTAAACCTGGATTTGACTGAATTTTTTAAGGATCTTTCTTCCAAAGGGCATCAGGAAAAAGTATTTGTTATCCGTTCATCCGAATATAGTCCAATTCAAAAAGAGGCATCCAAGGGTTTCAGCTATCAGAGGATGTTAACACGTAATATACAGGGTGGCCCGGTTGACTTTGTATTATTAGAATTAAAAAAAGGAGCACGTCGTAATAAAATGGTAATGACCGATGCTTTTGAATACAAATATCTGATCAAAGGTAGAATCGACTATTTGATAGAGGATAAAAATTATATTTTAGAAGAAGGTGATTCTATCTTTTTTGACGGTCGCCTGGGGCATAGTCTTTCTAATATTGGCGAGTCCCAAGCTATTATGTTGGTGGTTTATTATTTCATCTCCAACGATTAA